From the genome of Amycolatopsis sp. NBC_01488, one region includes:
- a CDS encoding AMP-binding protein: MSTEPELIEVDVTVPHPPSAVWTIVGRPELYSRFVRGITWCERISSTVGRGARYRYRAGGEDEVEIFVHRKDEHLAWSSVQGRQHRMSVVLRSVPGGCAITVLLTVLDGRAPAVPKIRRRILEAIDAMSDHLGGVPAAYPLPPRPAKREFARILVRAGVLTPAQPTRTLRQLRSVGRWGSTLAGGYESVARRAPESLALSDERSDRTFGAVDERTTRLAVALKRYEITQGSRVLLMCRNHGAMVESMIACSKLGADVALMNTGLALGQVAEFAWRQRSQLVLADAEFAALRGHLPTEVPLIWTWPPDGGWRGPTIEDLIEAQPLTKIAPPRKPGRLVVLTSGTSGPPKGARRPTPHSAADAAAVLSAIPLRAGEPIFVAAPLFHTWGLAALQLGMALRAGLVLPRRFDAEATLSMIQRQRCAALFAVPTMLRRLLDLPESTRNRYDLSSLRVVASSGAGLPGRLGEEFMDSFGDILYNLYGSTEVSWAAIAGPRDLRAARSTAGRPPIGTAIRILDRAGEPVPPGAAGRLYVGNRLLFDGYTDGAELDVRDGLMDTGDRGYVDANGLVFVEGREDDMIVSGGENIAPVSVEEVLLTLPEVREVAVVGVRDARYGQRVAAYLVLAAGAHLDVDTVRAHVRQRLARFAVPRDVVFVDELPRNATGKVVKEELRRTYRW, from the coding sequence ATGTCGACGGAACCGGAGCTCATCGAAGTCGACGTCACGGTCCCGCACCCGCCCTCGGCCGTGTGGACGATCGTGGGACGACCCGAGCTCTACTCGCGGTTCGTCCGCGGGATCACTTGGTGTGAACGGATTTCGAGCACCGTCGGCCGGGGTGCCCGCTACCGGTACCGGGCCGGCGGCGAGGACGAGGTGGAGATCTTCGTCCACCGCAAGGACGAGCACCTGGCCTGGTCCAGCGTGCAGGGCAGGCAGCACCGGATGTCCGTCGTCCTGCGTTCGGTGCCCGGCGGGTGCGCGATCACCGTCCTGCTCACCGTGCTCGACGGCCGGGCGCCGGCGGTGCCGAAGATCCGCCGGCGGATCCTCGAGGCGATCGACGCGATGAGCGACCACCTCGGGGGCGTCCCGGCCGCGTACCCGCTCCCGCCGCGTCCGGCGAAGCGCGAGTTCGCGCGGATCCTGGTCAGGGCCGGTGTCCTCACGCCTGCCCAGCCCACCCGCACTCTGCGGCAGCTGCGGTCGGTGGGCCGGTGGGGCTCCACCCTGGCCGGTGGCTACGAGTCGGTCGCGCGCCGCGCGCCCGAGTCCCTCGCGCTCAGTGACGAGCGGTCCGACCGGACCTTCGGTGCGGTCGACGAGCGCACCACCCGGCTGGCCGTGGCGCTGAAACGGTACGAGATCACGCAGGGCTCGCGGGTCCTCCTGATGTGCCGCAACCACGGCGCGATGGTCGAATCGATGATCGCCTGCAGCAAGCTGGGCGCGGACGTGGCGCTGATGAACACCGGGCTGGCACTGGGGCAGGTCGCCGAGTTCGCCTGGCGCCAGCGCTCGCAGCTGGTGCTGGCCGACGCCGAGTTCGCGGCCCTGCGCGGTCACCTGCCGACCGAGGTTCCGCTGATCTGGACCTGGCCACCCGACGGCGGGTGGCGCGGCCCGACCATCGAAGACCTGATCGAGGCGCAGCCGCTCACCAAGATCGCGCCACCGCGCAAGCCCGGACGTCTCGTCGTGCTCACCTCGGGCACGTCCGGTCCGCCGAAGGGCGCGCGCCGCCCGACCCCGCACAGCGCGGCCGACGCCGCCGCGGTCCTCTCGGCGATACCGCTGCGAGCGGGGGAGCCGATCTTCGTGGCCGCGCCGTTGTTCCACACCTGGGGCCTGGCCGCGCTCCAGCTCGGCATGGCGCTGCGGGCCGGCCTGGTGCTGCCCAGGCGGTTCGACGCGGAAGCGACGTTGTCGATGATCCAGCGGCAGCGCTGCGCGGCGCTGTTCGCGGTGCCGACGATGCTGCGACGGCTGCTCGACCTGCCGGAATCGACCAGGAACCGCTACGACCTGTCCTCGCTGCGGGTGGTCGCCAGCTCCGGCGCGGGGTTGCCGGGCCGGCTGGGCGAGGAGTTCATGGACAGCTTCGGCGACATCCTCTACAACCTCTACGGCTCGACGGAGGTGTCGTGGGCGGCGATCGCCGGACCGCGCGACCTGCGGGCGGCCCGCAGCACCGCGGGCCGGCCCCCGATCGGCACGGCGATCCGGATCCTCGACCGCGCGGGTGAACCGGTGCCACCCGGCGCGGCCGGCCGGCTCTACGTGGGCAACCGGCTGCTGTTCGACGGGTACACCGACGGCGCGGAGCTCGATGTCCGCGACGGGCTGATGGACACCGGCGACCGCGGGTACGTCGACGCCAACGGCCTGGTGTTCGTCGAGGGGCGCGAAGACGACATGATCGTGTCCGGCGGCGAGAACATCGCACCGGTGTCGGTGGAGGAAGTCCTGCTCACGCTCCCCGAAGTGCGTGAGGTGGCCGTGGTCGGCGTCCGCGACGCCAGGTACGGCCAGCGAGTGGCCGCGTATCTCGTGCTCGCCGCCGGCGCGCACCTGGACGTCGATACGGTTCGCGCCCACGTGCGTCAGCGTCTCGCCCGCTTCGCGGTGCCCCGGGACGTCGTGTTCGTCGACGAATTGCCGCGCAATGCGACCGGGAAGGTCGTCAAGGAGGAGCTGCGCCGCACGTACCGCTGGTGA
- a CDS encoding protein kinase domain-containing protein, with protein sequence MRTSVFTAPADFPGAEHPIPRRPCQHGPERFDGFNREQPARTSEPPNPSRSPHTPEPESPSGHRRSTDRLNLFTDSPNQSPRAAVVLVDAVDSGGGHGVASRKKLAGRYRLLDRADGDPAGSAWRAKDELHDRFVTVRHLSATCPFDAAHSDRARAKAIRDARVAIPLRHPHAVVVHDVFELDATPYVITEYLAARTLTEVIAQRGGLAPGGVAELGAQLASALAAAHAQGISHRGISPDRVLVTSDGTAKIADFGLGPGAFVAPEVAAGATASFPADVYSLGATLHAALDGAPAGDPVVDAVLRLMRPQPSARPTMAEAERMFAGLTTPRQPVDASANRARFVLAAAALVVLLGAVAAARRPG encoded by the coding sequence ATGCGGACTTCGGTCTTCACCGCCCCAGCCGACTTCCCCGGCGCTGAGCATCCGATTCCCCGGAGGCCCTGTCAACACGGACCTGAGCGTTTCGACGGATTCAATCGCGAGCAACCCGCCAGAACAAGCGAACCGCCGAATCCTTCACGTTCGCCTCACACACCGGAGCCCGAATCCCCATCCGGTCATCGCCGCTCGACCGATCGGCTCAACCTGTTCACCGATTCGCCGAACCAATCTCCCCGCGCAGCCGTAGTCCTCGTTGACGCCGTCGACAGCGGAGGGGGACACGGGGTGGCATCGAGGAAAAAGCTCGCCGGCCGATACCGCTTGCTCGATCGAGCCGACGGCGATCCGGCCGGTTCCGCGTGGCGCGCGAAAGACGAATTGCACGACAGGTTCGTCACCGTCAGGCACCTTTCGGCGACGTGCCCCTTCGATGCCGCCCATTCGGACCGCGCTCGCGCCAAAGCGATCCGCGACGCGCGGGTGGCCATCCCGCTACGGCATCCCCATGCGGTCGTCGTGCACGACGTGTTCGAACTGGACGCCACGCCGTACGTCATCACGGAGTACCTGGCCGCGCGGACCTTGACCGAGGTGATCGCGCAGCGAGGAGGTCTCGCGCCCGGTGGCGTCGCCGAACTCGGTGCGCAGCTGGCTTCGGCGCTGGCGGCCGCGCACGCGCAAGGCATCTCCCACCGCGGGATCAGCCCGGACCGCGTACTGGTCACTTCGGACGGCACGGCCAAGATCGCCGACTTCGGACTGGGACCGGGCGCCTTCGTGGCTCCGGAAGTGGCCGCCGGCGCGACCGCGAGCTTCCCGGCGGACGTCTACTCCCTCGGCGCCACCCTGCACGCGGCACTCGACGGAGCGCCCGCCGGCGACCCCGTCGTCGACGCCGTGCTGCGGCTGATGCGACCGCAGCCGTCGGCACGGCCCACGATGGCCGAAGCCGAGCGGATGTTCGCCGGCCTGACCACGCCTCGGCAGCCGGTCGACGCGAGCGCGAACCGGGCCCGCTTCGTGCTCGCCGCGGCGGCGCTCGTCGTGCTGCTGGGTGCGGTCGCCGCCGCCCGTCGGCCGGGCTGA
- a CDS encoding Hsp20/alpha crystallin family protein — MLMRTDPFRELDRFAQQVFGTPAQGTWSRPAAIPLDAYRAGDEFVVCFDLPGVDPGAIELDVERNVLTVKAERRPPADGDEVQMQVSERSLGVFSRQLFLGDNLDTDRIAADYDQGVLTLRIPIAERAKPRRIEITGATTDRQQIQA, encoded by the coding sequence ATGTTGATGCGCACCGACCCGTTCCGCGAGCTGGATCGCTTCGCTCAGCAGGTGTTCGGCACTCCGGCGCAGGGGACCTGGTCCCGGCCCGCCGCCATCCCGCTGGACGCCTACCGCGCCGGCGACGAGTTCGTGGTCTGCTTCGACCTCCCCGGTGTCGATCCCGGTGCCATCGAACTGGACGTCGAACGCAACGTCCTGACGGTGAAAGCCGAACGGCGGCCGCCGGCCGACGGCGACGAGGTGCAGATGCAGGTGTCGGAGCGGTCGTTGGGCGTGTTCTCCCGGCAGCTGTTCCTCGGCGACAACCTCGACACCGACCGGATCGCCGCCGACTACGACCAGGGTGTGCTCACCCTGCGCATCCCGATCGCCGAGCGGGCCAAGCCCCGGCGCATCGAAATCACCGGCGCGACAACCGATCGACAGCAGATCCAGGCCTGA
- a CDS encoding DUF6292 family protein, which yields MTTPLHLGRGNHPALTTLHDYLAEVTAALGIGMESCTVDHDTPVSAYIALDQRLPGYPDRDVALLWDEVHGWSAAIETHSAEDMIVVRYLGGTTVTPVPARVTRFLTAVQEDDHRIGRLDPPALRTAGGLDDLHAVLRSRRTA from the coding sequence ATGACCACCCCGCTGCACCTCGGCCGGGGCAACCACCCGGCCCTGACCACGCTGCACGACTACCTGGCCGAAGTCACCGCTGCCCTGGGCATCGGCATGGAGTCCTGCACCGTCGACCACGACACCCCGGTCTCCGCCTACATCGCCCTCGACCAGCGCCTGCCCGGTTACCCGGACCGCGACGTCGCCCTGCTCTGGGACGAAGTCCACGGCTGGTCCGCCGCCATCGAAACCCATTCCGCCGAAGACATGATCGTGGTGCGGTACCTCGGCGGCACCACCGTCACCCCGGTGCCGGCGCGGGTCACCCGGTTCCTCACCGCGGTGCAGGAGGACGACCACCGCATCGGCCGCCTCGATCCACCCGCCCTGCGCACCGCCGGGGGCTTGGACGACCTGCATGCCGTCCTCCGCTCGCGGAGGACGGCATGA
- a CDS encoding DivIVA domain-containing protein produces MNTQSLPLPTSFALTLRGYDRDQVDEYLAETRDELRLLALDRDAALAEAETLARRLEAARTENDRLRVRLDRLVGTPADPAAVGDRVRRMLELARTEADAIVTTARRRADAILEQAAAVERRTAARLRAIDDFLAHAEHLLAEEPEPMAPGKHLAAA; encoded by the coding sequence ATGAACACCCAGAGCCTCCCCTTGCCGACCAGCTTCGCGCTCACCCTGCGCGGCTATGACCGCGACCAGGTCGACGAGTACCTCGCCGAAACCCGGGACGAACTGCGGCTGCTCGCCCTCGATCGCGACGCGGCCCTCGCCGAAGCCGAAACCCTGGCCCGGCGGCTCGAAGCGGCACGGACCGAAAACGACCGGCTGCGCGTGCGCTTGGACCGTCTCGTCGGTACTCCGGCCGATCCGGCGGCGGTGGGCGACCGCGTCCGGCGCATGCTCGAACTCGCCCGCACCGAAGCCGACGCCATCGTCACCACCGCGCGCCGACGTGCCGACGCGATCCTCGAGCAGGCCGCCGCGGTCGAGCGGCGCACGGCGGCCCGCTTGCGGGCGATCGACGACTTCCTCGCCCACGCCGAGCACCTGCTCGCCGAGGAACCCGAGCCGATGGCTCCCGGCAAGCACCTCGCCGCCGCGTGA
- a CDS encoding arabinofuranosidase catalytic domain-containing protein, producing the protein MTPRWRTSLKTTGAALVLAAGALAGPVAPAQAATQGPCDLYAAGGTPCVAAHSTTRALYGAYNGALYQVRRASDNATRDIGVLSAGGVANAAAQDSFCSGTTCLITVIYDQSGRNNHLTQAPPGGFSGPAAGGYDNLANAAAAPITVGGQKAYGVFVAPGTGYRNNNATGTATGDQPEGMYAIFDGTHYNGGCCFDYGNAERNSRDNGNGTMEAVYFGNIKVWGYGTGPGPWVMSDLENGLYSGVNAGYNANDPTVNHRYLTAVLKGEANHWSIRGGDAQSGGLSTFYNGSRPAVSGYNPMRKEGAIILGTGGDNSIGSAGTFYEGVMTSGYPSDATENAVQANITAAGYGTGGTGTSTGPLHAVGAGKCLDIPGSTTTPGTQLQIYGCSGQANQTWTRTSSNQLTATVGGHTLCLDASGNGTSAGTKVVTWSCNGGANQQWTVNSNGTVTGAQSGLCLDVTSASTANGAPVELWTCNGGSNQQWALG; encoded by the coding sequence ATGACCCCACGATGGAGAACGTCCCTGAAAACCACGGGAGCCGCACTGGTACTCGCCGCGGGCGCGCTCGCCGGCCCGGTCGCACCGGCGCAAGCCGCCACACAGGGGCCGTGTGACCTCTACGCCGCCGGCGGCACGCCGTGCGTGGCGGCTCACTCCACCACCCGGGCGTTGTACGGTGCCTACAACGGCGCGCTCTACCAAGTCCGGCGAGCCTCCGACAACGCCACCAGGGACATCGGCGTCCTGAGCGCGGGCGGCGTCGCGAACGCCGCGGCCCAGGATTCCTTCTGCAGCGGCACGACCTGCCTGATCACCGTCATCTACGACCAGTCCGGCCGGAACAACCACCTCACCCAGGCCCCGCCGGGCGGCTTCTCCGGTCCGGCCGCGGGCGGGTACGACAACCTGGCCAACGCGGCGGCCGCCCCGATCACCGTCGGCGGGCAGAAGGCCTACGGCGTGTTCGTGGCTCCCGGCACCGGGTACCGGAACAACAACGCCACCGGCACGGCGACCGGTGACCAGCCGGAGGGCATGTACGCGATCTTCGACGGCACGCACTACAACGGCGGCTGCTGCTTCGACTACGGCAACGCCGAGCGCAACAGCCGGGACAACGGCAACGGCACCATGGAAGCCGTCTACTTCGGCAACATCAAGGTCTGGGGCTACGGCACCGGGCCCGGCCCGTGGGTCATGTCCGACCTCGAGAACGGCCTCTACTCCGGCGTCAACGCCGGTTACAACGCCAACGACCCCACCGTCAACCACCGCTACCTGACCGCCGTCCTCAAGGGCGAGGCCAACCACTGGTCCATCCGCGGCGGCGACGCGCAGTCCGGCGGCCTGTCCACCTTCTACAACGGCTCCCGCCCCGCCGTGTCCGGCTACAACCCGATGCGCAAGGAAGGCGCCATCATCCTCGGCACCGGGGGAGACAACAGCATCGGTTCCGCGGGGACGTTCTACGAAGGCGTGATGACGTCCGGCTACCCGTCGGACGCCACCGAGAACGCCGTGCAGGCCAACATCACCGCGGCCGGCTACGGCACCGGCGGTACGGGCACCAGCACCGGCCCGCTGCACGCGGTGGGCGCCGGCAAGTGCCTCGACATCCCCGGCTCCACCACCACCCCCGGCACCCAGCTGCAGATCTACGGCTGCAGCGGCCAGGCGAACCAGACGTGGACCCGCACGTCGTCGAACCAGCTGACGGCCACCGTCGGCGGGCACACGCTCTGCCTGGACGCCTCGGGCAACGGGACCAGCGCCGGGACGAAGGTGGTGACCTGGTCCTGCAACGGCGGGGCCAACCAGCAGTGGACCGTCAACTCGAACGGCACGGTCACCGGTGCCCAGTCGGGCCTGTGCCTGGACGTGACGAGCGCCTCCACGGCCAACGGTGCGCCGGTCGAGCTGTGGACCTGCAACGGCGGCAGCAACCAGCAGTGGGCATTGGGTTAG
- a CDS encoding RICIN domain-containing protein yields the protein MPEFSRRTALGLLTDAEGAATTPGTRAIIRDCTGGTNRQWNTGTDGTITGVHSGLCRGPNGGGTANSTPVTLQACTGGSTQKWARS from the coding sequence ATGCCCGAGTTCAGCCGTCGCACAGCACTGGGTCTGCTCACGGACGCCGAGGGGGCGGCCACCACCCCCGGCACCCGGGCGATCATCCGGGACTGCACGGGCGGCACCAACCGGCAGTGGAACACCGGCACCGACGGCACGATCACCGGTGTCCATTCAGGACTGTGTCGCGGGCCGAACGGGGGCGGCACCGCGAACAGCACACCGGTGACCCTGCAGGCCTGTACCGGCGGCAGCACCCAGAAGTGGGCACGGAGCTAG